The Nitrosopumilus sp. genome includes the window AAGTTGAATCTTTTTATGAGTAAACAATGAACCATTATTGTGGAATTAAAATCTGAAAAGTCCATCAAAGAATACCTCAAAAAATTACCTGATGACACTATAATCAAATATTATCTTGATGTAGAGTATAGTCCGTTTCCATTGTTGTTAATTGAAGAATACACTAGACGGTTTAAACGAAAAACCAAAAATGAAATTATTAAAGATATTAAACTACAATCAAGACTTGCCAAAAAGAAAACTAAAGAACTAGGTTCAATGGCAAAAAAACACAAACTTGTTGACGATGTTACAAGACAAAAGTCTGAAGAATTTATTGCACATGCAAAGAAAAAAGGTTATCACATTAGCGAAAGACTAGCATCTAAAGGAAGTATTTTGGGTTCTAAACTAAAAAAGAAAACACAATCTGGAATTGAATCTGGAATTAAAGCAAGTTCAAAACTAAAAACTTCTAAGCACCATGATCTTGATTTGTTAAAAAAACTTGGTGATTTACAAAAAGCCGGAATAATCACCAAAAAAGAATTTGAAGAAAAAAAGAAAAAAATTCTATCTAAAATTTAAGAATTTGATGATTTCTTTTTAAATGATATTTTGTAATTTTGACCTTATGTTTTAATACATGTAATTAGACTTACATTTTGAAATCCTTTGGCTGATGAAGAACAAAAAGAAACTTCAATCAAATTTGAAATTTTAGATAAAATTGCAGCATTAATTGCAGCTGCCTTTGGACTTGTAGCTGCACTTGCATGGAATGACGCAATAAAAGCCCTCTTCAGAGAAGTCTTTGGAACTACTGATCAACTAGGAGCAATGCTTGCATATGCCATTCTTGTAACTGTAATTGCAGTAATCTTGACTATCTTTGTTGCTCGCGCAGCGTCTAAAGCAAAACAAATCATTTCAAAGACCTACAAATGCAGTTTATGTGATTATAAAACTGAAATTCAATCCAAATTCATGGAACATGTTACAAAAGAACACTCTGCAAACGAAGACAAATTCCTCTCAAAATAATTAACTTTAAAAAATTTAATTCTTTATGAAGATCTTAAATATTATTATTTCTTAATCATGTAATGAGTCGTGAAGATTTCAATTCTTCTTCTATTCTAGTTCAAGATATTATGACTAGAGCATTAATCACTGTGAATCTTTCTACTACTGCACTACAGATTGCAAAAATGATGCAACAAGGAGGCATTGGGGCAATAATGGTTCAAGATAATTCTAACCCTGTGGGAATAATCACTGATAGGGATTTTGCAACAAAAGTTGCCGCAAACAATCTCTCTTTTGATACTCCCGTAGAGAAGATAATGTCTTCTCCTCTAATTACAATAAACCACAATGAGCCTATATCTGCAGCTGCTGAAAGAATGACTACAAAAAAAATTAGAAAATTAGCAGTTACTGAGAATGGTAAAGTGGTGGGGATTATCACTTCGACTGATTTGGTAACTCAATTGGCAAAATAGCTAAAACGTCTTTGTCTTTCTGAGAAATACTGTAACTGATGCCATGTAACAACCTGTTGCAATGAATTCTGAAATTAACGATGCCAAATATGGCTCAATTCCAATTTCTAGAAAATAATACAACGTTGGCCACCTAATTCCTAGATAGATAATCTCTCCTACTCCAAATGATGAAATTAATGCAAGCAATTCTTTTTTAATCAAACTTGATTTCATTGTTTTGTATCTGTCTTTGTTATCAAAATAAAACAAAACAGAAAAAATCCCAAAATAAATAATGTATCCTATAATTATTGTAATTGTTGTATTAAGATAATTTTCTTGTTTTTCTAATAACTGTGCAACAACTGCTGATAATGACGCTGAAATGATAAAGCAGATGAGAAAGTTTCTGTTGATTTGCAGCAACTGGGGATTTAATTTCATAGTGTATCTCTTTGGTAACTGTTATTTTGAATCATTTCATAAATCAAACTATGAAAAAAAGATGCACCTGGGCCCAAGATGAACCTAATATCAAATATCATGATAATGAATGGGGGAGGCCTCAACATGATGATAAAAAATTATTTGAATTTTTGATACTGGAAGGTGCACAGGCCGGACTTTCCTGGACTACTATCCTTAATCGTAGAGATGGTTATAGGAAGGCATTTTCTAATTTTGAGCCAAAAAAAGTCTCAAAATTTACTCAAAAACATGTTGATAAACTACTTCAAGATGAATCTATTATTCGTAACAAACTGAAAATAAATTCAGCAATCAATAACGCAACACAATTCTTGAAAATCCAAGATGAATGCGGTTCATTTGATCGATATCTTTGGGGGTTTGTCAATTACAAGCCAATTAAGAATAAATTCAAAAATCATTATGATTTGCCTGCATCTACTGAAATTTCAGAAAAATTAAGCAAGGATCTAAAAAAACGTGGATTTAATTTTGTAGGGCCTACTATATGCTATGCATTGATGCAAGCCGTAGGAATGGTAAACGATCATACGTCTGATTGTTACTTATTTAAAAAATAACTAACTAGACTGGAATTTTTTCAGTGTATCGCTATACAAATTCATTGGAACTATTTTGACTGTACTTAATGATGAAATTCCGACATCTATGCAAAGTTTCTCAATATCATGTGCATTAATTGCGTCAATTATGATTGTCCATTCGTGTTCTAAAACCGACATGTAAAATTCCCTTACTTTGACATTATCATATTTTTTACTCTCTGTTTCTAGGTTTTCTCCTAGTTTCATGAATATTTTTTTACTGTCTTCATTGTTTATCGGACAAGATTCAGGACTGTGTGTTGCAAACACTCCAAATAACATAAGAAAATTATTTTTCTCTAATATTTAAATTTGAATTTTTTCTTGACATTAATTAAAAATTGAGGTTATATGCAAGATTTCTACTCTTCATGTTAGTATGAATGAAAAGTTTTCTAAATTTTCCAAAACTGCCGGCCCTGGAATCTTATTTGCATGTACTGCAATAGGTGTATCTCATCTGGTGCAATCTACTAGGGCTGGTGCAGATTATGGCCTTTTAATTTTGGGTTTTGTAATTTTAGTAACTTTGATGAAATATCCATTTTTTGAATTTGGTTCTAGGTATGCAAATTCTACTCAAACTAGTATTATAGATGGTTACAAGAAACTTGGTACCCCTGCATTGTGGTTGTACTTTTTACTTACTATCGCTTCAATGTTTTTTGTTACTGGTGCTGTGGGATTTGTAACTGCCGGATTTTTTGAGAATCTATTTGGAATTGATTTTCTTGGCGAATGGACTGTGGTGATTTTATTTGCCATTTGTGTTGGCATCTTGGCAGTTGGAAAATATCATGTACTTGATAGTCTGGTTAAGATTATTGCAATTGTTTTACTGGTTTCAACTGTTTCTGCATTTTTATTCACATTGTATCACGGTC containing:
- a CDS encoding DUF5654 family protein, producing MADEEQKETSIKFEILDKIAALIAAAFGLVAALAWNDAIKALFREVFGTTDQLGAMLAYAILVTVIAVILTIFVARAASKAKQIISKTYKCSLCDYKTEIQSKFMEHVTKEHSANEDKFLSK
- a CDS encoding CBS domain-containing protein encodes the protein MSREDFNSSSILVQDIMTRALITVNLSTTALQIAKMMQQGGIGAIMVQDNSNPVGIITDRDFATKVAANNLSFDTPVEKIMSSPLITINHNEPISAAAERMTTKKIRKLAVTENGKVVGIITSTDLVTQLAK
- a CDS encoding DNA-3-methyladenine glycosylase I, coding for MKKRCTWAQDEPNIKYHDNEWGRPQHDDKKLFEFLILEGAQAGLSWTTILNRRDGYRKAFSNFEPKKVSKFTQKHVDKLLQDESIIRNKLKINSAINNATQFLKIQDECGSFDRYLWGFVNYKPIKNKFKNHYDLPASTEISEKLSKDLKKRGFNFVGPTICYALMQAVGMVNDHTSDCYLFKK